The following are from one region of the Bacillales bacterium genome:
- a CDS encoding heptaprenylglyceryl phosphate synthase: MDEIRSWKHVFKLDPNKAIADEDLAKVCESGTDAVIVGGTDDVTLDDTLYLLSRIRRFSVSCALEVSNPEALSPGFDYYFIPSVLNSRKVDWVIGHHHRAVQEWADLMDWEEIVTEGYCIVNADSKAAQHTDAETNLSPEAIRSYALIADRLFRLPIFYLEYSGAYGDPDVVRLVGESLSEAQFFYGGGICDRRKAEEMAQYADTIVVGNAIYDDLKKALQTVKAVKSQR, translated from the coding sequence ATGGACGAGATTCGCAGTTGGAAACATGTATTTAAATTAGACCCGAATAAAGCGATAGCGGACGAAGACTTGGCAAAAGTCTGTGAATCAGGGACGGATGCGGTGATTGTCGGCGGAACGGATGACGTCACGCTCGATGATACGTTGTATTTGCTGTCGCGCATTCGCCGATTCTCCGTTTCGTGTGCATTGGAAGTTTCCAACCCCGAGGCGTTGTCTCCGGGCTTCGACTATTATTTTATTCCGAGCGTGTTAAACAGCCGGAAGGTAGATTGGGTCATCGGCCATCATCATCGTGCCGTGCAAGAGTGGGCGGATTTGATGGACTGGGAAGAAATCGTTACGGAAGGGTACTGCATCGTCAATGCTGATTCGAAAGCGGCGCAACATACGGATGCGGAAACGAATTTGTCGCCGGAAGCGATTCGTTCCTATGCGCTCATTGCCGACCGGTTGTTCCGCCTGCCCATTTTTTATTTGGAATACAGCGGGGCTTACGGCGATCCGGACGTTGTCCGATTGGTCGGTGAAAGCTTGTCGGAAGCGCAGTTTTTTTACGGAGGCGGCATTTGTGACCGCAGGAAGGCGGAAGAAATGGCCCAATATGCGGATACGATTGTGGTTGGCAACGCGATTTATGACGATTTGAAAAAAGCGCTGCAAACGGTGAAGGCCGTGAAAAGCCAGCGATAA
- a CDS encoding OsmC family protein has protein sequence MTRHVFECEATWKGGRRGIGEMRAGNLTSSMSVPASMGGAGQGTNPDELLLSAAASCFLMTFGIGLEAAGIEVQRVSIHSKGTVSEQGGLHFETVLHHLDVKLPDSADKTDIEKVQEIVKRSESRCMVSKALKGNVEILVEAEIA, from the coding sequence ATGACGAGGCACGTGTTCGAATGTGAAGCCACGTGGAAAGGCGGGCGCAGAGGTATTGGAGAGATGCGCGCGGGGAACTTAACATCTTCCATGTCGGTGCCGGCTTCGATGGGCGGGGCGGGGCAAGGGACGAATCCGGACGAGTTGCTTCTGTCCGCGGCGGCTTCGTGTTTTTTAATGACGTTCGGCATTGGTCTGGAGGCGGCAGGGATCGAAGTACAACGGGTGTCGATCCATTCGAAGGGAACGGTAAGCGAACAAGGCGGACTGCACTTTGAAACCGTGTTGCACCATCTTGATGTGAAATTACCCGATTCCGCCGACAAAACGGATATCGAAAAGGTGCAGGAAATCGTCAAGCGTTCGGAATCGCGATGCATGGTTTCCAAAGCGCTGAAAGGAAATGTCGAGATTCTCGTCGAAGCGGAAATTGCGTGA
- the pcrA gene encoding DNA helicase PcrA has protein sequence MQFVEDLLTGLNDVQKEAVKHTKGPLLIMAGAGSGKTRVLTHRIAYLLVEKEVAPWNILAITFTNKAAREMKSRVAGLTGEALADQIWISTFHSMCVRILRRDAERIGIKRAFTILDGTDQVSVIKQIMKDLNYDVKKFQPRAILGTISSAKNELKRAKQFTADNPGDIYTQVVAEVYAEYEKRLRKNHALDFDDLIMSTIELFERVPEVLEFYQRKFQYIHVDEYQDTNAAQYKLVSLLAERYQNLCVVGDSDQSIYRWRGADISNILSFEKDYADAQVILLEQNYRSTKTILNAANHVIQNNFNRKPKRLWTENDPGQKIHYYRGMNEQDESRFVASKIRDLTVGGKRKYRDLAILYRTNAQSRAIEEALMKSNIPYNIFGGTKFYDRKEIKDLLAYLRLLSNTDDDISLLRVINVPKRGIGASTLEKVMIYAAENGISMFQAIAECEEIGLSSRFVKKLLAFEEEIRNLSKMQDYLTVTELVEELLDRTGYRKMYEQDTSLEAQSRLENIDEFLSVTKHFEEENKDSEDQGLVAFLTDLALEADIDQLDNDDSTVQDAVSLMTLHSAKGLEFPVVFLIGMEQNVFPHSRSIDDHEELEEERRLAYVGMTRAEQELYLTNAQMRTLYGRTNMNPVSCFIEEIPNDCLENEGESQGGGGRPAGVPPRSSRIVRPQRSGAEQLDWSVGDKVSHKKWGVGTVVSIKRDGDSCELDIAFAKPTGVKRLLAEIAPIEKL, from the coding sequence TTGCAATTTGTCGAAGATTTGTTGACAGGTTTAAATGACGTGCAAAAAGAGGCGGTCAAGCATACGAAAGGACCGCTATTAATCATGGCCGGAGCCGGAAGCGGGAAGACGCGTGTATTGACGCATCGTATCGCGTATTTGCTCGTGGAAAAAGAAGTGGCACCGTGGAACATTTTGGCGATTACGTTTACGAATAAAGCGGCTCGTGAGATGAAAAGCCGTGTCGCCGGACTGACGGGAGAGGCGCTCGCCGACCAAATTTGGATTTCGACGTTCCACTCGATGTGCGTGCGCATTTTGCGCCGGGATGCGGAACGAATCGGCATTAAACGGGCGTTTACGATTCTCGATGGAACCGACCAAGTGTCGGTGATCAAACAAATTATGAAAGACTTGAATTATGATGTGAAGAAGTTTCAGCCGCGTGCGATTCTAGGCACGATCAGCTCGGCGAAAAACGAGTTGAAACGCGCGAAGCAATTCACGGCGGACAACCCCGGCGATATTTACACGCAGGTCGTTGCCGAAGTATACGCGGAATATGAGAAGCGCTTGCGGAAAAACCATGCGCTCGACTTTGATGACCTCATCATGTCGACGATCGAGCTTTTTGAACGAGTGCCGGAAGTGCTTGAATTTTATCAAAGAAAATTTCAATACATTCACGTCGATGAATACCAGGATACGAACGCGGCACAGTATAAGCTTGTCAGTCTGTTAGCGGAACGCTATCAAAATTTGTGTGTCGTCGGCGACTCCGATCAATCGATCTACCGCTGGCGCGGTGCGGACATTAGTAATATTTTATCGTTTGAAAAAGATTATGCCGATGCACAGGTGATCTTGCTTGAACAAAATTACCGCTCGACTAAGACGATCTTGAACGCTGCGAATCACGTCATTCAAAACAACTTCAACCGCAAGCCGAAGAGGCTTTGGACCGAAAACGACCCGGGTCAAAAGATTCATTACTACCGAGGAATGAATGAGCAGGATGAAAGCCGTTTTGTCGCTTCGAAGATCCGCGATTTAACGGTTGGCGGCAAACGGAAATACCGCGACCTTGCGATTTTATATCGAACGAATGCCCAGTCTCGTGCCATCGAGGAAGCGTTGATGAAGTCGAACATCCCGTATAACATTTTCGGCGGCACAAAGTTCTATGACCGGAAAGAAATCAAAGACTTGCTTGCGTATTTGCGCTTGCTCTCCAACACGGATGACGATATCAGCTTGTTGCGCGTGATTAACGTTCCGAAACGCGGCATCGGGGCATCGACGCTTGAAAAAGTGATGATTTATGCGGCGGAAAACGGCATTTCGATGTTTCAAGCGATTGCGGAATGCGAAGAAATCGGACTTTCCAGCCGGTTTGTCAAGAAACTGCTCGCCTTCGAGGAAGAAATCCGCAACCTCTCGAAGATGCAAGACTATTTGACAGTCACGGAGCTCGTCGAAGAGCTGCTAGATCGTACCGGTTATCGTAAAATGTACGAGCAGGACACGTCGCTTGAAGCGCAAAGCAGGCTCGAGAACATCGATGAATTTCTGTCGGTGACGAAACACTTCGAAGAAGAAAACAAGGACAGCGAAGATCAAGGACTCGTTGCCTTTTTAACCGACCTTGCTTTGGAAGCCGATATCGATCAGTTGGATAATGACGATTCGACGGTTCAAGATGCGGTGTCGCTCATGACGCTGCACTCGGCGAAGGGCTTGGAGTTTCCGGTCGTCTTTCTGATCGGCATGGAGCAAAACGTGTTCCCGCACAGCCGCTCGATCGATGATCACGAGGAACTCGAAGAGGAACGCCGACTTGCCTATGTCGGCATGACACGGGCGGAACAAGAATTGTACTTGACGAACGCGCAAATGCGCACGTTGTACGGCCGTACGAATATGAACCCGGTTTCTTGCTTTATCGAAGAGATTCCGAATGATTGTCTTGAGAATGAAGGGGAATCTCAAGGTGGAGGCGGAAGGCCGGCGGGCGTGCCGCCGCGCAGCTCGCGGATCGTTCGGCCGCAGCGCAGCGGGGCTGAACAACTCGACTGGTCGGTTGGCGATAAAGTCAGTCATAAAAAGTGGGGCGTAGGCACCGTCGTCAGCATTAAGCGGGACGGCGATTCTTGCGAACTCGATATCGCTTTCGCGAAACCGACGGGTGTGAAACGGCTGCTGGCCGAGATCGCTCCGATCGAAAAACTTTAA
- a CDS encoding DUF3048 domain-containing protein gives MKRGWTVSFIILLLLVGLIGCKSSDVSKSANQQPEQKQTAENDPEQKAPEPKKEEEPKPPEHIYPLTGLPAEHEVTNRPVGVMINNFSLARPQSGVYQADLVYEALAEGAITRFLAIFQSHQPKVIGPVRSARPYYIRLSNGYDAFYVHFGWSPQARALIESSGKDNLNGIYYDGTLFYRADFRKAPHNAYISYKNILKGAEKKGYNMKADIKPLPFLTEEEVNALSGEKAKAVKINYLDRYSVRYVYQPDTGKYIRYSDGEQSKDLETKTPVTLSNVMVVSAPHRFIDSYPRREINLKDGGEAWLFQQGVVQKVKWKNVDGRIYPVKDGKILGFVPGRTWINIVPTDPGLSGSVTISGGDQDAN, from the coding sequence GTGAAGAGGGGTTGGACGGTTAGTTTTATCATATTGCTTTTACTAGTTGGTTTGATCGGCTGCAAGTCTTCGGATGTGTCAAAAAGCGCGAACCAGCAGCCGGAGCAAAAACAAACGGCGGAAAACGATCCGGAACAAAAGGCGCCGGAACCGAAAAAGGAAGAGGAACCGAAGCCGCCCGAGCACATTTATCCTTTGACCGGACTGCCTGCCGAACATGAAGTGACGAACCGTCCGGTCGGCGTCATGATCAACAATTTCAGCTTGGCGCGGCCGCAATCGGGCGTTTATCAGGCCGATCTTGTGTATGAAGCGCTTGCTGAAGGTGCGATTACGAGGTTTTTGGCGATTTTCCAAAGTCACCAGCCAAAGGTGATTGGTCCGGTGAGAAGCGCCCGGCCGTATTACATTCGTCTGAGCAACGGTTATGACGCTTTTTACGTTCATTTCGGCTGGAGTCCGCAAGCGCGAGCGTTGATCGAGTCGTCGGGCAAGGATAATTTGAACGGCATTTATTACGACGGGACATTGTTTTACCGGGCGGACTTCCGAAAAGCGCCGCATAATGCCTACATTTCATACAAAAACATTTTGAAAGGTGCCGAGAAAAAAGGATACAACATGAAAGCCGACATTAAGCCTTTGCCTTTTTTGACGGAGGAGGAAGTGAACGCGCTTTCCGGGGAAAAAGCGAAAGCGGTGAAAATCAATTACCTCGACCGTTACTCGGTTCGTTATGTGTACCAACCTGATACCGGGAAATATATTCGCTACAGCGACGGGGAGCAATCAAAGGATTTGGAAACGAAAACGCCTGTCACGCTGTCGAACGTGATGGTCGTATCTGCGCCCCACCGGTTCATTGACAGCTATCCGCGCCGGGAAATCAATTTAAAAGACGGGGGCGAAGCTTGGCTCTTTCAACAAGGTGTCGTGCAAAAGGTCAAGTGGAAGAATGTCGATGGCCGCATTTATCCCGTGAAAGACGGCAAGATTCTCGGGTTTGTTCCCGGGCGCACGTGGATTAATATCGTTCCGACCGACCCCGGCTTGTCTGGTTCCGTCACCATTTCTGGAGGAGATCAAGATGCAAATTGA
- a CDS encoding CamS family sex pheromone protein, whose translation MDRRIIVLFCVLALILSGCVPNFGNDPDSNKIVKKSDKGKKQKKVKITPKVESIKNQYRTVVDFKPGAARGHILYGVANRLDIDEIQTGLMRLSKDVYSPDRYIFQEGQYLERDMIENWLENESQDNPEGLNPDLPKGYKKYSAEKKVQFLSEHPSYLSYVTEQDYLVQAGKDQLKLGGLSIAISMAKVYSFKVEDADGNLYRRQIKLDEKKAKEKAKQFADVIVKRIREIEALKNVPIVIGLYQEQAAESLVPGHYFAKTVVKAEDSSVGEWEPLKETHVLFPSVEASEHYQADTDHFEQFRSQVQDYFPNYVDVIGKAFYKQKELQHMTIDIPIKFYAETEVISFSQFIAGLLSDQNNPFPQDVPIDVYISSAQGPEALVVLNPDRDEPFVHVYKNK comes from the coding sequence ATGGATCGACGAATTATCGTCTTGTTTTGCGTATTGGCGCTGATCCTTTCCGGTTGCGTTCCGAATTTCGGGAATGATCCGGATTCGAATAAAATCGTCAAGAAGTCCGACAAAGGAAAAAAGCAAAAAAAAGTAAAAATCACGCCGAAAGTTGAATCGATCAAAAACCAATACCGTACGGTTGTCGATTTTAAGCCCGGGGCGGCGCGGGGGCATATTTTATATGGAGTTGCCAACCGCCTCGACATTGATGAAATCCAGACCGGATTAATGCGGTTGTCGAAAGACGTTTATTCTCCGGATCGTTACATCTTTCAAGAAGGTCAATATTTAGAGAGGGACATGATTGAGAACTGGCTGGAAAATGAGTCGCAGGATAATCCGGAAGGGTTGAATCCCGATCTTCCGAAAGGCTATAAAAAGTATTCGGCGGAAAAAAAAGTTCAGTTTCTCAGCGAACATCCTTCCTATCTTAGTTATGTCACGGAGCAAGACTATCTCGTTCAGGCGGGAAAAGATCAGTTGAAACTCGGCGGCCTTTCAATCGCCATTTCGATGGCGAAGGTTTATTCCTTTAAAGTGGAAGATGCCGATGGGAACCTTTACCGCCGTCAGATCAAGCTCGATGAGAAGAAAGCAAAGGAAAAGGCGAAGCAGTTCGCCGATGTAATCGTGAAGCGAATACGAGAAATCGAGGCATTGAAAAACGTGCCGATCGTCATCGGCCTTTATCAGGAACAGGCGGCAGAGTCGCTCGTGCCAGGCCATTATTTTGCCAAAACGGTCGTAAAAGCGGAGGATTCGTCCGTCGGGGAATGGGAACCGTTGAAGGAAACTCATGTGCTGTTTCCTTCCGTCGAAGCGAGCGAACATTATCAAGCCGATACGGATCATTTCGAACAGTTTCGGTCGCAGGTACAAGATTATTTTCCGAATTACGTCGATGTCATCGGAAAAGCTTTTTACAAGCAAAAAGAATTGCAGCATATGACGATCGACATTCCGATCAAATTTTATGCCGAAACCGAAGTGATTTCCTTCTCGCAATTTATCGCGGGTTTGCTTTCCGACCAAAACAACCCGTTTCCGCAAGACGTTCCGATCGATGTTTACATTTCCTCGGCGCAAGGTCCGGAAGCGCTCGTCGTTTTGAATCCTGATAGGGATGAACCGTTTGTCCATGTTTATAAAAATAAGTAA
- a CDS encoding YerC/YecD family TrpR-related protein: MQIDKLRGQSLDQLFDAIMSLKDREECYRFFDDLCTMGEIQSLAQRLQVARMLQEGFTYHKIESETGASTATISRVKRCINYGNDGYQMALERIQSDR; the protein is encoded by the coding sequence ATGCAAATTGATAAATTGCGGGGTCAATCGCTCGATCAACTGTTTGATGCGATCATGTCCCTGAAAGACAGAGAAGAATGTTACCGGTTTTTCGACGATTTGTGCACGATGGGTGAAATTCAGTCGCTGGCGCAGCGGTTACAAGTGGCGCGAATGCTCCAGGAAGGCTTTACTTATCATAAAATCGAATCGGAAACCGGGGCGAGCACGGCAACGATTTCCCGCGTCAAGCGCTGTATCAATTACGGAAACGATGGTTACCAAATGGCGCTCGAACGCATTCAAAGTGATAGATAA
- the ligA gene encoding NAD-dependent DNA ligase LigA: MERKEAERRIEQLRDVLEQYNYEYHVLDNPSVPDAEYDRLMKELRELEEEHPDLVTEDSPTQRVGGEPIDAFTKVEHVVPMLSLGNAFGESDMRDFDRRVRQAVGDDVSYVCELKIDGLAVSLLYENGRFVRGATRGDGTVGEDITVNLRTIRSIPLRLKESVNLEVRGEAFMPKRSFERLNEARRERGEALFANPRNSAAGSLRQLDPKLAAERNLDIFLYGIGMLEGETIESHSDGLDFLKRIGLKTNPEWRRCKDVGEVMAFIEKWTEKRADLPYEIDGIVIKVDSLRHQESLGFTAKSPRWAIAYKFPAEEVVTKIEGVMLTVGRTGAITPTAMLTPVTVAGTTVKRATLHNEGLIREKDIRIGDTVVVKKAGDIIPEVVRVLEDRRTGDEKEFRMPDECPACGSELVRIEGEVALRCLNPKCPAQIREGLIHFVSRNAMNIDGLGEKVITQLFLNELIRDVADLYKLRYEDLIVLERMGDKSVNKLLQAIEHSKSNSLERLLFGLGIRFVGSKAAKTLAQHFQTMERLQNANENDLLEVDEIGDKMADSIRTYFGLPEVKALIEELKSLGVNMEYRGPAPAGEAESHSFFAGKKVVLTGKLEQLTRNEAKAAIERLGGNVTGSVSSNTDLVIAGKDAGSKLAKANELGVAVWDEERLREELNQ, from the coding sequence ATGGAGCGCAAAGAAGCCGAAAGGCGAATTGAACAATTGCGTGATGTATTGGAACAATATAATTACGAATATCATGTGCTTGATAACCCGAGCGTTCCGGATGCCGAATACGACCGCCTCATGAAAGAACTGCGGGAGCTTGAAGAGGAGCATCCTGATCTTGTGACCGAGGATTCGCCGACGCAGCGGGTCGGCGGTGAGCCGATTGATGCTTTCACGAAGGTAGAGCATGTCGTGCCGATGCTCAGTCTCGGCAATGCATTTGGTGAGAGCGATATGCGGGATTTCGACCGCCGCGTCCGGCAAGCCGTCGGAGACGATGTATCGTACGTTTGTGAATTGAAGATCGACGGATTGGCCGTATCCCTGCTTTACGAGAACGGCCGATTCGTTCGCGGAGCAACGCGCGGCGACGGCACGGTCGGGGAAGACATCACCGTGAATCTGCGGACGATTCGTTCGATTCCTTTGCGATTGAAAGAATCGGTGAATTTAGAAGTACGCGGGGAGGCTTTCATGCCGAAGCGCTCATTCGAGCGGCTGAACGAAGCGCGGCGAGAACGCGGGGAGGCGCTGTTCGCGAACCCGCGGAATTCGGCGGCTGGATCGTTGCGGCAGCTCGATCCGAAGCTTGCGGCGGAGCGCAACTTGGATATTTTTCTATACGGCATCGGGATGCTTGAAGGGGAGACGATCGAGTCGCACAGCGACGGGTTGGATTTCCTGAAGCGGATCGGGCTGAAGACGAATCCGGAATGGCGGCGGTGTAAGGACGTCGGAGAAGTGATGGCTTTCATTGAAAAATGGACGGAGAAACGGGCCGATTTGCCGTATGAAATTGACGGTATCGTCATTAAAGTGGATTCGCTCCGGCATCAGGAGTCGCTCGGTTTTACGGCGAAAAGCCCGAGATGGGCGATTGCCTACAAGTTCCCGGCTGAGGAGGTTGTCACGAAGATCGAAGGCGTAATGTTGACGGTCGGCAGGACCGGCGCTATTACACCGACGGCAATGCTGACGCCGGTCACGGTGGCCGGCACGACGGTCAAAAGAGCAACGCTCCACAACGAAGGTTTAATTCGGGAGAAAGACATTCGCATCGGCGACACCGTCGTCGTAAAGAAGGCGGGCGACATTATTCCAGAAGTGGTGCGTGTGCTCGAAGACCGCAGGACCGGGGACGAGAAAGAGTTCCGCATGCCGGACGAATGTCCGGCATGCGGGAGCGAGCTCGTGCGGATTGAAGGGGAAGTGGCGCTTAGGTGTCTGAATCCGAAGTGCCCGGCGCAAATTCGTGAGGGCTTGATTCATTTCGTGTCGCGAAACGCGATGAACATAGATGGTCTCGGGGAAAAGGTGATTACGCAGTTATTCCTGAACGAACTGATTCGGGACGTCGCCGATTTGTATAAATTGCGATACGAAGACCTAATTGTTCTCGAACGGATGGGTGACAAGTCCGTAAACAAGCTGTTGCAGGCGATTGAACACTCGAAGAGCAACTCGTTGGAGCGATTGTTGTTCGGCCTTGGCATCCGGTTTGTTGGTTCGAAAGCAGCAAAAACGCTCGCACAGCATTTTCAGACGATGGAACGTTTGCAAAATGCGAATGAAAATGATTTGCTAGAAGTGGATGAAATCGGCGATAAGATGGCCGATTCGATCCGCACGTACTTCGGATTGCCTGAAGTGAAAGCGCTGATCGAAGAGCTGAAATCGCTTGGCGTCAACATGGAATACCGAGGGCCGGCACCGGCAGGCGAGGCGGAAAGTCATTCGTTTTTCGCCGGAAAGAAAGTCGTCTTGACCGGAAAGCTGGAACAACTCACGCGAAATGAGGCGAAAGCAGCGATTGAACGGCTTGGCGGCAATGTGACGGGGAGCGTCAGCTCTAACACCGATCTCGTCATTGCAGGAAAAGACGCCGGTTCGAAGCTGGCGAAAGCGAATGAATTAGGAGTCGCCGTATGGGATGAGGAGCGGCTGAGGGAAGAGCTGAATCAATAG
- the pruA gene encoding L-glutamate gamma-semialdehyde dehydrogenase yields the protein MVLPFKHEPFTDFSDESNRNDFKAALKQVKAELGKDYDLIIAGERVPTGSKLTSTNPADKDEVIGTVSMAGKEEVEKAFAAAEEAYKEWSQWDPKVRAEVLFRAAAIVRRRKHEFSAWMVYEAGKPWSQADADTAEGIDFLEYYGRQMLELANGKPINERVGEHNHFFYQPMGTGVTIPPWNFPFAIMLGTTIAPVVTGNTVLLKPAESTPIIAYKAMEALEEAGLPKGVVNYIPGDPQEIGDYLVDHPKTRFVNFTGSRATGTRIYERAAKVQEGQLFLKRVVAEMGGKDTIIVDNEADLDLAADAIVNSAFGFSGQKCSACSRAVIHQDVYDEVLEKAIELTKQLEVGDPAGDPYMGPVINEKQFDKIKNYIEIGKEEGELKVGGETDDSKGYFVQPTIFADVDPKARLMQEEIFGPVVAFTKARDFDHMLEIANNTEYGLTGAVISKNRAHLNRARTEFQVGNLYFNRGCTAAIVGYHPFGGFKMSGTDAKAGGPDYLTNFLEAKTVSEML from the coding sequence ATGGTATTACCTTTTAAACATGAACCGTTCACCGATTTTTCGGACGAATCAAACCGGAACGATTTTAAAGCGGCTTTAAAACAAGTGAAAGCGGAGCTTGGCAAAGATTATGATTTGATTATCGCGGGGGAACGCGTTCCCACCGGCAGTAAATTAACGTCGACGAATCCCGCCGACAAAGACGAGGTCATCGGCACCGTTTCAATGGCTGGCAAGGAGGAAGTCGAAAAGGCATTTGCGGCTGCTGAAGAAGCGTATAAAGAATGGAGCCAATGGGATCCGAAAGTACGTGCGGAAGTTTTGTTCCGTGCCGCAGCGATCGTGCGCCGGCGCAAACACGAATTCTCCGCATGGATGGTATATGAAGCTGGTAAACCTTGGAGTCAAGCCGACGCCGACACGGCCGAAGGCATCGATTTTCTCGAATACTACGGCCGGCAAATGCTCGAACTCGCCAATGGCAAGCCGATCAACGAACGTGTTGGCGAACACAACCACTTTTTCTATCAACCGATGGGAACCGGCGTAACGATCCCGCCGTGGAATTTTCCTTTCGCCATCATGCTCGGAACGACGATCGCACCGGTCGTTACCGGAAATACGGTTTTGCTGAAACCTGCAGAAAGCACGCCGATCATCGCCTACAAAGCGATGGAAGCCCTTGAAGAAGCGGGACTTCCGAAAGGCGTTGTCAACTACATACCGGGCGATCCGCAAGAAATCGGCGACTATCTCGTCGATCACCCGAAGACGCGTTTCGTCAATTTTACCGGATCAAGAGCGACCGGCACGCGCATTTACGAACGGGCTGCAAAGGTGCAAGAGGGCCAGTTGTTCCTGAAGCGCGTCGTTGCAGAAATGGGCGGCAAAGATACGATCATTGTCGACAACGAAGCGGATTTGGACTTGGCAGCGGATGCGATCGTCAACTCGGCGTTCGGATTCTCCGGGCAAAAATGTTCGGCCTGTTCGCGCGCCGTCATTCACCAAGATGTGTATGACGAAGTGTTGGAGAAAGCGATTGAACTGACGAAGCAACTCGAAGTCGGCGATCCGGCCGGCGACCCGTACATGGGACCGGTCATTAATGAAAAACAATTCGACAAGATCAAGAATTACATTGAAATCGGCAAGGAAGAAGGCGAACTGAAAGTCGGCGGTGAAACCGACGATTCGAAAGGATATTTCGTGCAGCCGACGATCTTTGCCGACGTCGATCCGAAAGCCCGGCTCATGCAGGAAGAAATTTTCGGACCGGTTGTTGCGTTCACGAAGGCACGCGATTTCGATCACATGCTGGAAATTGCCAACAACACCGAGTACGGATTGACCGGCGCGGTCATTTCGAAAAACCGCGCGCATTTAAACCGCGCTCGCACCGAATTCCAGGTGGGCAACTTGTACTTTAACCGCGGATGCACCGCGGCGATCGTCGGCTACCATCCGTTCGGCGGATTCAAAATGTCCGGAACGGACGCGAAAGCGGGCGGTCCCGACTACTTGACCAACTTCCTTGAGGCGAAAACCGTCTCTGAAATGCTCTAA